One genomic window of Halorhabdus sp. CBA1104 includes the following:
- a CDS encoding ferredoxin — translation MSDDGPNEGAIDPASVGERDAPPIAEKPYKIIFEANKCIGAGKCAQVADNWDLDLETGIARPKGYFIDETELEENVRAAAVCPAKKDDGVIHVIDRRTDEEIAPDPHGDGTVSVDW, via the coding sequence ATGAGCGACGACGGGCCAAACGAGGGGGCGATCGATCCCGCCTCGGTCGGTGAGCGCGACGCGCCACCGATCGCGGAAAAACCCTACAAGATCATCTTCGAGGCCAACAAGTGTATCGGCGCGGGCAAGTGCGCTCAGGTGGCCGACAACTGGGACCTCGATCTGGAGACGGGCATCGCCCGGCCGAAGGGCTACTTCATCGACGAGACGGAGCTCGAAGAGAACGTCCGCGCCGCGGCGGTCTGTCCGGCCAAGAAAGACGACGGCGTGATCCACGTGATCGATCGCCGGACTGACGAGGAGATCGCCCCCGATCCTCACGGAGACGGAACCGTCTCGGTCGACTGGTAA
- a CDS encoding DUF5658 family protein — protein MDPKTLPERVVPAWFQAGLVALEAFLEPRPLPESDAVLWAVVLVGAAIDVVTTMVGVAAGVPEGNAVARAFMETYGTPGIGALKLLALVVLVLTWHYLDGRSARLVLFGFGIVTLVVVALNTVTLAGL, from the coding sequence ATGGATCCGAAAACCCTGCCCGAACGAGTCGTGCCGGCGTGGTTCCAGGCGGGCCTAGTCGCCCTCGAAGCATTCCTCGAACCGCGGCCGCTGCCGGAATCGGATGCCGTCCTGTGGGCGGTCGTCCTCGTCGGTGCGGCGATCGACGTCGTGACCACGATGGTTGGGGTCGCTGCGGGCGTGCCCGAAGGGAACGCAGTTGCGCGCGCGTTCATGGAAACCTACGGGACGCCGGGCATCGGGGCGTTGAAACTCCTGGCCCTCGTGGTGCTCGTGTTGACCTGGCACTATCTGGATGGCCGGTCGGCACGCCTCGTCCTGTTTGGGTTCGGTATCGTGACGCTGGTGGTAGTCGCCCTCAATACGGTGACACTGGCGGGCCTGTAA
- a CDS encoding peptidylprolyl isomerase, producing the protein MSDLTATLETTHGDIEVELYDERAPRTVENFVNLATHDPAANADPAPDTPTWEDPETGETRGDAFYEDIEIHRVIEDFMLQMGDPTGTGRGGPGYTFDDEFHDELGHDGPGVLSMANRGPDTNGSQFFITLDAQPHLDGDHPVFGEVIDGMDVVREIGSVETGPQDNPVEDVRLESVTIQD; encoded by the coding sequence ATGAGCGATCTGACTGCGACCCTCGAAACGACACACGGCGATATCGAAGTCGAGCTGTACGACGAGCGTGCGCCCCGCACCGTCGAGAACTTCGTCAACCTCGCGACCCACGACCCGGCGGCAAACGCCGATCCCGCCCCCGACACGCCGACCTGGGAAGATCCCGAAACCGGCGAGACCCGCGGTGACGCCTTCTACGAAGACATCGAGATCCACCGCGTCATCGAGGACTTCATGCTCCAGATGGGCGACCCCACGGGCACCGGCCGGGGCGGCCCGGGCTACACCTTCGACGACGAGTTCCACGACGAATTGGGCCACGACGGCCCCGGCGTCCTCTCGATGGCCAACCGCGGCCCCGACACGAACGGCTCGCAGTTCTTCATCACGCTCGATGCCCAACCGCACCTCGACGGCGACCACCCCGTCTTCGGCGAAGTGATCGACGGGATGGACGTGGTGCGGGAGATCGGCAGCGTCGAGACCGGCCCCCAGGACAACCCGGTCGAAGACGTCCGGCTCGAATCGGTCACGATTCAGGACTGA
- a CDS encoding anthranilate phosphoribosyltransferase: MTDDDAEEWSLQRLLTEVVGSGHKSADDMTREQARQAMARILRRDPAETTLGAFWLANRWKRNTPTELAAFLDVLEAETVTRVRPDVDPVDCGANYDGKGSTALLGVAAGLVAAAAGTPVVVHSGDRIPTQKQPAYKHVLDELGVRTDLDPDASARMVEEVGFGFYYQPRFAPAVTALATRREEMGVRTFLNTIETLSNPAGSSVHLGSFYHLAFAKKLAGTLDRSRESTFERALFIQGLEGYDDVRPGSTTIAEWDGGDGVADATIETAEYGLGASEDALEVADVIGDSAAITEAVLAGDRTDAFADAVALNAALRMYAREDVPDIAAGVDTARDILDRGEATAKLAALRSF; the protein is encoded by the coding sequence ATGACTGACGACGACGCCGAAGAGTGGTCCCTCCAACGGCTGCTGACCGAGGTCGTCGGCTCCGGCCACAAGTCGGCCGACGACATGACTCGGGAACAGGCCCGGCAAGCGATGGCGCGCATCCTCCGTCGTGACCCGGCCGAAACGACGCTCGGTGCCTTCTGGCTGGCCAACCGCTGGAAGCGCAATACGCCGACCGAACTCGCGGCCTTTCTCGACGTGCTCGAGGCAGAAACGGTCACGCGAGTCCGCCCGGACGTCGATCCCGTCGACTGCGGGGCCAACTACGACGGGAAAGGGTCGACGGCCCTGCTCGGGGTCGCTGCGGGGCTGGTCGCCGCCGCGGCCGGGACGCCCGTCGTCGTCCACAGCGGCGATCGCATCCCGACCCAAAAACAGCCGGCCTACAAACACGTACTCGACGAGCTCGGAGTCCGGACCGATCTCGACCCGGACGCGAGCGCCCGAATGGTCGAGGAAGTTGGCTTCGGGTTCTACTACCAGCCCCGGTTCGCACCAGCGGTGACCGCGTTGGCAACCCGGCGCGAAGAGATGGGCGTCAGAACGTTTCTGAACACCATCGAGACGCTTTCCAATCCCGCCGGGTCGTCCGTTCACCTGGGGAGTTTCTACCACCTCGCGTTCGCGAAGAAACTCGCCGGGACGCTCGACCGATCTCGTGAATCGACGTTCGAGCGTGCCCTGTTCATCCAGGGACTGGAAGGCTACGACGACGTTCGCCCAGGTTCGACGACGATCGCCGAGTGGGACGGCGGCGATGGCGTCGCGGACGCGACAATCGAGACCGCCGAGTACGGCTTGGGCGCGAGCGAGGACGCCCTCGAAGTGGCGGACGTGATTGGGGACTCGGCCGCGATCACCGAGGCGGTCCTGGCCGGCGATCGGACCGACGCCTTCGCCGACGCCGTTGCCCTCAACGCGGCACTTCGCATGTACGCCCGCGAGGACGTTCCCGACATCGCAGCCGGCGTCGACACTGCACGCGATATTCTCGACCGTGGTGAGGCGACGGCGAAGCTAGCGGCATTGCGGTCGTTTTGA
- a CDS encoding GNAT family N-acetyltransferase: MPGPVFLDGETVTLRTIEDEDLGFIQRERSAPGVWRTLGWPFPSNSEQLQEFYEETISDEETIHLLITVAEEPVGMVSFHEVSADAWRGELGYWVATEHHGNGYATDAVGTLVEYGFRDLGFHRIEAKVFDGNGPSRTVLENLGFTHEGVHREAVFSDGGFRDVHWYGLLADEWDLDVE; the protein is encoded by the coding sequence ACGGAGAGACGGTGACGCTGCGGACGATCGAGGACGAAGACCTCGGGTTCATCCAACGCGAGCGCTCGGCCCCGGGCGTCTGGCGGACACTCGGGTGGCCGTTTCCTTCCAACAGCGAGCAACTCCAGGAGTTCTACGAGGAGACCATCTCCGACGAGGAGACGATTCACCTCCTGATCACGGTCGCCGAAGAGCCGGTCGGTATGGTGAGCTTCCACGAAGTCTCAGCGGACGCCTGGCGTGGAGAACTCGGCTATTGGGTGGCGACGGAGCATCACGGTAACGGGTACGCGACCGATGCCGTCGGCACGCTCGTCGAGTACGGCTTTCGCGACCTGGGCTTTCACCGCATCGAAGCGAAGGTATTCGACGGTAACGGCCCTTCACGAACCGTTCTCGAAAATCTCGGATTCACGCACGAAGGCGTTCACCGCGAGGCAGTCTTCTCCGATGGCGGGTTTCGGGACGTCCACTGGTACGGCCTGCTCGCAGACGAGTGGGATCTCGACGTCGAGTGA
- a CDS encoding response regulator transcription factor, which produces MSASVAPIVLVVDDESDVADAYAAQLEERYTVLTAYSGQEALETVDETVDVVLLDRRMPGISGDEVLSTVRDRGLDSRVAMVTAVDPDFDVIEMPFDDYVTKPVSREELFETIERLLTFRSYEAQFQEFYRITTKLATLRANKSEAELRRSDAFQDLIDHRDTLRAQLDETLHSVDDADFPAMFTELQDHSE; this is translated from the coding sequence ATGTCAGCCAGTGTCGCACCGATTGTGCTGGTCGTCGACGACGAGAGCGACGTCGCAGACGCGTACGCGGCCCAACTCGAAGAGCGGTATACGGTGTTGACCGCCTACAGCGGCCAAGAGGCTTTAGAGACCGTCGACGAGACCGTCGACGTCGTCTTGCTCGACCGGCGCATGCCGGGAATCTCCGGAGACGAGGTGCTTTCGACGGTCCGCGACCGTGGCCTCGACTCCCGCGTGGCCATGGTCACTGCTGTCGACCCCGATTTCGACGTTATCGAGATGCCCTTCGACGACTACGTGACGAAGCCAGTCTCCCGTGAGGAACTGTTCGAGACCATCGAACGATTGCTCACCTTTCGCTCCTACGAGGCGCAGTTCCAGGAGTTCTATCGCATCACGACGAAGCTGGCGACGCTCCGGGCAAACAAGAGTGAGGCGGAACTGCGGCGCAGCGACGCCTTTCAGGACCTCATCGACCACCGGGATACTCTCCGGGCACAACTCGACGAGACGCTGCACTCCGTCGATGACGCGGACTTCCCGGCTATGTTCACGGAACTCCAGGATCACTCCGAGTGA